TCCGGCAACGGCCTCACGGCGGGTCAGCTTCACGGCGCGATGTCGAGGCCGAAGCCGGGGACGGGCATCCCGCCGCCATCGACCAGATTGACCACCGGCGCATCGGCCCAAGCATAGCGCACGCGGGTCGGCACCATGCCTTGCGGCACCGCGATCACCATGCGGCTGCCATCAAGGCTGGCGAGCGCGAAGCGGCAGGTGCCCGGCGCAGCCTCGCACAGTTCCACGCCGAGCGGGTAGGGCCCGCCCTGCGCCTGCAACGCGCCTTCGATCCCGGTGAAGCTGACCATCACGTTTGCGCCCTCGCGCACAGCACGTTCGGGCATCGGCAGCTTGCGGCCATTGAAGGCTTCGGCCAGCCGCTTGCCCAGATCGTTCTTGTTGGCGGGGTGAATGTCGGTCGGTTCGCCAATGTCGATCGCGGTGACGAGCGCGGCATTGGCATCGGCGACGACGGCGCGGCGCTGTTCGTCGCGCAGCTGGCCCCAGCCGGATTCTGCCGGGGCAGAGCGGCGCTCGCCCCAATCGGCCAGTTGCACCACCAGCATCCGGGTCTGCGGGCCGAACTGGCGGCGCCATCCGGCAAACAGGCTGGCTAGTTTGGCGTCATAGGCGGGCTGGCCCGCGTCGGATTCGCCCTGATACCACGCCACGCCCGCGAGCGTCATGTGGCCGAGCGGCGCGATCATCGCGTTGTGCATCACGCCGATGCCCGCATTGGCATCCCACGGCGCGCGGGGCGGGACGTCGGTGACGCTGGTGGTCGCATAGTCCCAATTTGTGCCCAGCGGCACGCGCTCACCATTGGCGGCGGTGAAGGCCAGCCGCTCCGGCCCGGCAAAGAAGCCGCCGGTGTCCCACATATTGTTGGCCGCGATCAGGATGGTGTTTTCGCCCGCCTTCAGATGCTTGGTAGGCACGCGGTAGGTGCGCTCCACCCCCCAGCCAAAAGTGTAGCCGACCGGATGGCCGTTGACGAAGGTCAGGTCGAGATCGTCGATCGCGCCGATGGCCAACTGCCCGTCACCCTTGGCCTGTGCGGCGCTCAGCGTGATCGTCTGGCGCAGCCACACATTGGCGCGCGGATTGGTGGCGAGCCCGGTGCCCTTCCATTCGTTCCAGAAGGAGAATTGCGGGATCGGCTTCCAGTCGAGCAGCGCGGGATTTTTCCACGGCTCACGCCCGTTGTCCTGCGACCGCCACCAATCGAACCACTGCGGCACGAAGGCCTGGGCGGCGGCATAGGGATCGCGGGCGTAGAGGGCGAGCTGATCGAGCGCGGCATGACCGTGGCGTTCGCGCGCGCCTTGCGGATCATACCACGCGCGCGCTGCGCTGCCGCCCCAGTTCGAATGGATCAGGCCGATGGGGGTGGCGGGGTCTTTCTGGCGCAGTGCCTTTGCCATGTAAAAGCAAGCGGCGGAAAAGGGCGCGACGGTCTCGCTGGTCGCAGCCGTCCAAGCGACCGGGCTGGCGAATTGCGCTTGCGGCAAAGGCGCGGTCGCCTTGGGAACCATCAGCAGCCGGATGCCATCATCGGCGGCGAGCCGCAGCTGGTTGTAGACATCGAGCGCCCGATCGACGGAAAGCTCCATGTTGGACTGCCCGCCGCACAGAAAAACATTGCCTATCAGGATGTTGCGATAGGTTGTTGAACCTGTGGAATCGCTGATGGTAAGGGTGTGCGGTGCGGCGGAGTTGGATTGCGCGGGCAAGGTCGCCAAAAACGCGCCATTGTCGTCGGATTCCGCGGTTGTTGCGCGGTTATCCAGCTGTAGTGTCACGGTTGTTGCCGGTTTTGCCCGCCCGGAGAGCGTCAGCGGCGCGCCTGCTTGCAGCACCATGTTGTCGCCAAATCCGGCGTCGAGGACCGGGTTGGAAAGGGCTGTCACGGGCCAGATGATCGCAAGAGTGACCGGCAAAGCCTTGAAAAGACAGTGCATCAGCTCAGCCTCGCGCGGGCCTGCGCAAACCCGGCGACGGGCGCGGCGAAGGCAAACAGGCTCCCGGCGAGCGGCCGCTCCGCCATGTCCTGTTGGGACATATTTTTGGTCGCAGAAGTGACAAGACCCGTTTTGAAGTCTGTCCCGCCGAACGCCATTTTGGTGATGTCGCGGGCGGGCATCGGGATGGTCGCGACCAGCGCGCCATCAGGCGAAAAGCGCGCGACGCAGCTGCCATGATAGAGCCCGGTCCAGACGTGATCCTCCGCATCGACCACCGGGCCATCGGGGTAGGCGGTTGGGAAATGCGCCCCGGTATCAGCGAACAACCGCGCCTCGCCTACGCCGGTGGGCGAAAGGTCGGCGACCATGATTTTTTGGGCGATGGTATCGGTGAAGTAGATCCGGTCCCCCTGCGCATTGACCGCAGGGCCATTGGTGATGGCGATCCCGCTCGGCCCGGCAGGCCGGATCTCGCCTCGGTCGAAGACATAGAACCGGCCCGACTTGGCCCCCTCGGCATCATCCATCGACCCGAACCAAACCCGCCCCCAAGGATCGGTGCAGGCATCGTTGAGCCGATTGGTGACGGGCTCTCCGGGAACCGTAAAAAGCCTTGTGAAAGCTTGAGATTCCGGCGCGAAAATGTAGAGCCCGTCCTTCAACCCGCACAGCAATCCGCCCCCTTCAGCCGGGATCGCCCAGCCGATCTGGTCGGGCGCTTCGGTAAAGCCGTTGCTGCCGGTGGCCGGGTCAAAGTGCCACAGCCGCTTGCGCTTGATATCGACGAACCACACAATCGCCCGCTCTGCATCCCACAGCACGCCTTCACCCAGCAAGGTGTCGGCGGCGAGCACGGCGGTGACCGGCGGGGTCATCTCCATCCCGCGTCGACCCAGTAGTTATGCGCTGTGCAATAACGCGCATCGTCCGAGGCGAGGAACAGCGCCATCGCGGCAATGTCGACCGGCTGGATGCGGCCATCAAGGCATTGGGCGGCAACGATTTCCGCCTCACCCTCGGGCGAATACCACTGCATCTGGCGCGGGGTCTGGACGTTGCCAGGGATGATGGTGTTGACCCGGATGTTGTCCCGTCCCAACTCGCGCGCCAAGCTGCGGGTCAAGCCCTCAATCGCGGCCTTGGCGGTCTGGTAGATCACCAGATCCTTCAACCCCAGGTGCCAGCTGATTGAGCCCATGTTGACGATCGACCCGCCGCCCGCCGCCCGCATCGCGGGCACCACGGCCTTGGCGGCGAAGAACTGGTGCTTGAGGTTCACCGCCATCCGATCGTCCCAATAGGCCGGGGTGACATCATCCAGAGCATGGCGATCATCGCTCGCCGCGTTGTTGATCAGCACGTCGCAGCCGCCGAGCTTGGCGATCAGCTTTTCGATCTTGTGCCCGTAATCGGTGCAATCCGTGATGTCGCAGCGCAGGAAGTGCGGCGGGATTTCGGCATCAGCGAGCCGCCGGATGAGCTGTTCGCTCGGGCTTTCCTGAATGTCGACAAAGGCGACGGCCGCGCCTTGCCGGGCGAAGGCTTCCACCACCGCCTCACCAATGCCGGAGCCGCCACCGCTGACGATCACCTTGCGCCCGGTAAGGCTCGGGTAGATCGCGCTGTGCACGCCAGCGCTGCTCGAATGCGCGTCCAAAACTTGTCCCCATCCCTCAGTGACGCGGCGGATGATCCCTAACCGGCGCGCCTTGTCAAATCGTGTTGTGCCGTCAGATCCGGTCGATGAGACCGCGCGCGGCAAGGTTGCTTACGAAACCGCCGATCCCCATCGTCCATGCCGGAGCATCGCGCGAGGTTGTGACGGTGTTGGTCAAAGTGCCTAACCGGTGCGAGCGGATCGTCACCACATCGCCCACCTTGTGCGTGAAACCCGTTCCCGGCGTATCACGGTCCTGCGTCGGTGCGAACAGCGTCCCGCAGAACAGGACGAAGCCATCGGGGTAGTGATGCTCCGACAAGCACTGCGCCACCAGGTCAAGCGGATCGCGGCTGATCTGGCTCATGTCGTTGCGGCCTTCGAGGCGGTAGCCTTCGGGGCCGTCGATGGTGAGTTCGACATCGGCGCTGCGCACATCATCAATGGTGAAACTGTCGTCGAACAGGCGGATGAAGGGGCCAATCGCGCAGCTGGCGGTGTTGTCCTTCGCCTTGGACAGCAGCAGCGCCGAGCGGCCTTCGAAATCGCGCAGGTTCACATCATTGCCAAGCGTCGCGCCGATCACCGCGCCATGCGCATCGCAGACCAGCACGACTTCAGGCTCAGGATTGTTCCAATGCGAATCCGATCGCACCCCGACCATCGCACCAGTGCCCACCGCTGACAGCACCGGCGCTTTGGAAAAGATTTCCGCATCCGGGCCGATGGCGACCTCGAGATATTGCGACCACATCCCCTCTTCGATCAGCACTGCCTTCAATTGCGCCGCAGCCTCACTGCCCGGGACGACAGCGCGGATTCCAGCGCCGACCTTGTCTTCAAGCTGCGCGCGGATCGCGGCAGCTTCGGCCGCATCGCCGCGGGCGCGTTCCTCGATCACGCGCTCGATGGCCGAGACCGCGAAGGTGACGCCGCTGGCCTTGATACATTGGAGATCGATGGGGGTGAGCAGGCGCCAGCCTTGGGGCAATCCGTCCTCAACCGGGCCGATTGCCGTGCCGCCGCTGAAGCTGCGCCGCGATATGGCACCGGAGACTGTGCTGACCACGCCGGTCAGATCATGGATCATGCCGCCTTCGATGGCGATGACGCACGGCCCGTCGGGCGACTGCGCCCGGCCGATGAAATGGCCCTGACGGTAATCCGCCGGCAGACTTTCCAGTATCCTTTCGGCCATTGCTGGCTCTTGCCCTCCTCAGTGATAGCGCTACCATAGAACCGCAATCACGGGCCGACAAGCCCCCAAAGCAAGCGATAATCGGGAGGGAATGGGATGAGATGCAAGATGACCGGGCTGGTGAGCGCGCTTGCGCTAATGGTGACGGCTGAGGTCGCAGGCGCGCGCGATGTGACCGCCACGTTCGGCTATCTCGGTTACGAATCGACCGAGGCCGAAGCGCCCGTTCCCGAGGGCGCGTTTCGCAATCCGGTGCTGCCCGGCTTCCATCCCGATCCGTCGATCGTGCGCGTGGGTGACGATTTCTATGCCGTCACTTCGACCTTCAGCTGGTTTCCCGGCCTGCCGATCTTGCACAGCACCGATCTGGTCAATTGGCGGATCATCGGCAATGCCATCGACCGTCCGACCCAGCTCGATTTCAGCGGGCTCGGCACCAATCGCGGGCTGTTTGCCCCGGCGATCACGCATCACGATGGGCGCTTCTGGATCGTCAACACCTGCATCGAATGCGGCGGCAATTTCGTCATCACCGCGAACGATCCGGCTGGGCCGTGGAGCGATCCGGCGTGGCTCGATTTCGGCGGGATCGACCCCTCGTTGTTCTTCGACGCGGATGGCAAGGCGTGGATCGTCTATAACGATGCGCCTCCCGGTGAGCCGCAATACGAAGGCCACCGGGCGTTGTGGCTGCAACAGTTCGATCCGGGCGCGATGACAGTGCTGCCGGGGCGCACCTTGCTGGTGGATGGCGGGGTCGACCCCAGCACCAAACCGATCTGGGCCGAGGGGCCGCACATCTACAAGATCGGCGCATGGTACTACCTCCTCACCGCTGAAGGCGGCACGGCCGACCAGCATTCGCAGACGATCTACCGCGCGCCGAAGGTGACGGGGCCTTACACCCCCGGGCCGTTCAACCCGATCCTGACCCAGCGCGATCTCCCCGCTGACCGTCCCGACCGGGTCGAGGCCACCGGCCATGCGGATATCGTGCAACTTGATGACGGATCATGGTGGGGCGTGTTCCTCGCCACCCGACCCTTCGCCGGGCAGTCGACGCTGATGGGGCGCGAGACATTCCTGCTGCCGCTCAAGTGGGAGGACGGTTGGCCGCGCTTTCTTGACCGGCAGGAGGCGGTGCCGATGGTGCTGGCCAAGCCGAACCTGCCCGCATCGCCTGCGTCAGAATGGACAAGCTGGCGCGATGAATTCGACGCTGCTCTATCTGACGAATGGATTGGCCTGCGCACACCGGGCCAGACGCCGCAATTCGCGATCGAGGCGGGAGAGTTGCGGATGATCGCTGGGCCAGCGGCGGCAGGCAGCTTAGGCAAGCCCGCATTCGTCGGTCGCCGCCTGCGCCATCACGGGGCAGAATTCACCACCCAGCTGGCCTTCACGCCGGAACGCAGCGGCGATTTTGCCGGCTTGCTGGCCTATATGGACGAGACCCACTTCCTCGCCGCAGGCAAAGAGCGCGGGCGGTTGGTGGTGCGGCTGCGCACTGCGGCCGAGCAGGGCAGCAGCGGGGCGATTGTCGCCGAACAACCGCTCACTACGGATGGGCCGATCGAACTCAAGCTGGCACTCGATGGCGGCAGCGCACGGGTGTTCTGGCGCATGGCGGGCGAGAGTGCATGGCAGGCCATCGGCGGCCCGATCAATGTCGAGCCGCTCGCTTCGGTCTATGCGGGGCTGTTCACCGGGCTGGTGGTCGGCCCCTATGCTTTCTCGCCGGGTTAGCGGGCAGGGTCAGTTGGTCTTGAAGACATAGACCGGCCCGATCTCGACCGATTGTACAGCGCCCGCGAAATGGAGCGTGATGGTCGCATCTCCAGCGCCAAAGCCGCGTGAGGCGGTGAAGGGCAGGTTCACCATCTGCCACCGATCGCCGATCTTGAATACCTTGTCGCCAAAGCCTTCGTAAGGCGGGGTGCTGCTCTGCATTCGGGCGTAGATCAGGCCCTTGCCGTCATCGGTCTGCGCGCTGATCGTGCGCGCGACCACGGCGACCATGAACTGATCGCCTTCCTTGACCTCAGGAATGATCGGGAGCGCGGTGGTGAGATCCCAGCGGTTCTCGCCCACCTGCGTGGTGGTGAAGCGGGTGGCTTTCTGGAGCCAGATTTCGGGGATATCGAGCCCCTGCCAGCTCCCGCCTGCGCCGCCATGCGCCCAAGCGCGGTTGATCGGATCATTTATCAGCTGCCCGGCGCTGCGCAGGGAATCGGGCATTTCGATGCTGGCCGGGTCTTTCAGGCTCGGCTGCGGCGTGGCGGCGGCGACCTGTTTCGCGACGATGGTGGGCGAACCTTTGACCACGATCGCCTGACCGATCTCGATCTGCTGCCGCGCACCCGCCAGTTGCAGCGCGACGATGGCATCGGCCTTGCGGATGCGCTTGTCGGCGCGCGCACTCACCTCGTACCATTCCCAGTCCGAACCGACGAGCACGGTGGTATCGCCAAACCCGCCATAGGGCGCGGCGTTTTCCTGAAAGCGCACGCCGATGATGCCCTTGCCGTCCGCCCTTTCGGTGCTGACGGTGCGGGCGTAGAAGCCGACCGTCACCTGATCGCCCACGCTGATTTCGGCCAGCAGCGGCACGTTGGCGGCGACGGTATAGGGGAACGCGCCCTTGGCCTTGATGTCGAACACCCGCGCGGCGCCGCCGCCGGGAATGTCGGCCGCCTGCCGCCCGGTGGTCTCGAAACTTTCGCCATAGCTCGCCCAGTCGATCCGGGTTGGATCGTTGATGAGATCGCCCGGTACCTGTTCGTCGAACGCGGCAAGCTCTGGCGGAAGCTGCGCAAGCGCGGGCAAGGCAAAAGCCAGCAGGGCCGCGCCAGCGGCAAGGGTGATCGACGTGCGGTTCATGACCTTAACGCTCCTCATGCTTCAGTTCTGTTCCTTCAGGCCCACAGCGCCCAGCATTCCCGGCAGCCACTTGCGCTGGTTCTGATCATAGAACGGGAAGGTGTTGGTATAGGCCCACATGCAAACGCCAATACCGGTGGGGGCAAAGGCATCGGTGATCATGCGGTGATACTTGACCCGGTCGGCCAGCGGAATGTGCGCATCGTAAGCGCCGACTTCGCCCATGAACGGGGTCTTGCCGGTGCGGGCGATATAGGTCTGGATCGCGGCCACATCGCGCGCGAGCTGGGCGGCATCCTGCGTCGTCGGGAACACGCGGCCCACCGGCGGCATATCGGGCTTGGTCCACTCCGCCCCCTGATGGGTATAGGTGAACGGATCATAGTAATGGAACGTCGGGTGGATGTTCGGATCCTCGGGCAGCGGCAGCGTTTCCAGCGACCTGATCCCGCTCCAATTCTCCCCGCCGATAATCACCGCGCGGGTCGGATGCAGCGCGCGCACTTCCTTCAGCGCCGGAGCGAGGGTGGCGAGCAGATTGGTGTGGTTGAAGTTCTTGTGTGGCTCGTTTTCCAGCTCGAACCACAGCGTATCTTCGGGATAGCCCGCAAACCGCGCCGCGATCTGCTTCCAGACCCCGCCATGCCATGCGGCCACCGCGAGTGGATCGTCATGGATCGGGTCGAAGTGGTGGCTGTTGAGGATGACGTTGAGCTTCGCCTCCAATGCCCAGTCGACGATTTGCTGCACCCGGTCCATCCACTTGGGATCGACAGTGTAAGGCGGCTTGTCGCTAGACTTGTTGTGCCAGCGCACCGGAATGCGGACGGTGTCGAAACCGGCAGCGGCGATCCGCTCGAAATCGGCCTTGCGCGCCGGAGCGCCGCCCCATGCGCCTTCGGTCATCGGCTCAAGCGTGTTGCCCATGTTGATGCAGGTCCCGACCGGCAGCGGCTTGGTGACCGCCGCGGGCGTTTGCGGGGCCTGCGCCAGCGTGGCGGATGTCAGCCCAAGCGCCGCGACGCTCAATGCCGATGCCATAGCAAAGCGTTTCATTGGTCTCTCCCTCCATGCAGCCTTGTTTGGCTTGCTTGTCTATTTCCCAGCTCGATACCGCCCGTGCCTCAGATGCAGGGCAAGACCTGCTGCGCATCACTCCCCAGCCGCACTTCGGCGATGGCGAAATCGGCCTTGCCCTCGGTCTCCAGCACGAAGGGGCGGATTAGCTTCGCAACGTCCGCACCCTTGTCGCGCAGGCATTTGAGCGGGATGCCATAGCGGATGTAGTCATCGCTGACCGGCAGAGTAATCTCGGCAAACCCGCGGGTGCCGGGGCCGGTCGCACCGATCCGGGCCTTGGTGGGGGCGTGCCAGCTGCGCAGCGTTACCAGCAGCATAACATCGCCATTGGCTTCGCGCGCGACATCGACCGCATCGAAATTGACGAGCTGCACACTCGCATTCCCGCCGGTGATCGCAAAGCGCTTGGCGCCTTCTTGCACCTTGTAGTTCTCAGCCGTCACCCGCATCCGTCCGCCCAACGCTTCGGTGGGGAGGGTGGTGACGCGCGTCTCGACTTCGCCGTCGGTGCCGGTCAGCATCAGTGACCAACGCGCTGCCGGGGTGCCCGCATTGAACCACACCCGGCTATCGCCCGTCAGGCTTTGGGTGTCGAGTTCGGGCAGCACCGCCCAGTCACCCGTTTGCGCGCTGTAATTGAGACCGAAGCCGAGCGGGAACAGCGCGCCTTCGCTCAGCAGCGTGGTGCGCGGCCATGCAGCGGGGAGCGTTCCGGTGAAATCGAACCGCGGCTTGCCCGCGCTGTCGGCCACCAGCACATCGGCCACCCCGCCGCCCTCGCTACCCGGAAGCCATGCGACGACGAACGCGTCAGCGGTGTTGAGTGCGGGGTTCACATACAGCGGCCGCCCGGTGATCATAACCGCGATCACCGGAATCCCTTCGGCCTGCAACTTGCGCATCGTCTCAAAAGGCGCGGTCAGTTGCGGATCGAGCACTAAGGCCGCCCGGTCGCCCTGAAACTCGGCATAAGGAGTCTCGCCGAACACCACCACCGCGGCATCCGGCTTTTCGGTGTAGCTGCCATCGGGCGAAAGCACGGCCTTGCCGCCGCCTGCCTCCACCGCCTGCTTCAATCCTCCCCATACCGAGGTCGCGCCGGGGAAGTGGCGGTTGTCGATCCCGGTGCCCTGCCAGGTCAGCGTCCAGCCACCTGACTGGCGCGCGATGTCGTCTGCCCCGTCCCCGGCAACCAGCAGCCTCTTGCCCGGAGCGAGCGGGAGCACGCCCTGGTTCTTCAGCAGCACCAGCGACTTGCGCACCGCCTCGCGCGCAACCGCACGGTGCTCGGGCGCGCCGAGCAATTCATATTGGCCGGAATAGGGGCGGTCGGACGGCTTGCCCGCTTCAAACAGCCCGAGCCGCGCTTTGACCCGCAAGATCCGCGCCACCGCATCGTCGATCCGAGCCATCGGGATCGCACCGGACTTCGCCCGGGCGAGCAGATCATTGTAGATCGGCTTCCACGTATCGGGCGCCATATACATATCGAGGCCCGCCATCAGCGCTTGCGGGCAGGCATCATTGGTGCAGCCCGCCACCTGCCCGTGGGCGTTCCAGTCGGAAACGACGAAGCCGCCGAAGTCCATCTGCTCCTTGAGAACGCCGGTAATTAGCGAACGGTTGCCGGTCATCTTGACGCCCTGCCAGCTGGAAAAGCTGACCATGACGGTGGAAACGCCCTCGGCAATCGCGGGGCCATAGGGCTTGCCGTGAATGTCGCGCAAAGCCTCCTCGCTGACCGAACTGTCGCCCTGATCGACGCCGTTGTCGGTGCCGCCATCAGCAAGGAAATGCTTGGTCGAAGCGATCACGTAAGGCCCCGCCAGCAGATTGTCGCCGGTGGGCGGCCCCTGCAACCCGCGCACCATCGCGCCGACATAGGAGGCGACGATCTCGGGATCGGAGGAATAGCCTTCGTAAGCGCGGCCCCAGCGGAAATCCTGCGGCACGGCGACGGTGGGCGCAAAGGTCCATTCCTGCCCGGTAACCCGGATTTCCTTGGCCGTGATCGCTCCGATCCGCTCAATCAGCGCCGGATCGCGCATCGCGCCAAGCCCGATATTGTGAGGGAAGATCGTCGCGCCGATGATGTTGGCGTGGCCGTGAACCGCGTCGATGCCCCAAATCATCGGTATGCCCACCCCACCGTCCGACTTGTCGACCGAGGCGAGGTAGAAATCGTCCGCTGCCTTCAGCCAGTCGGGCGCGGGGGACAGGTCGTTGCCGTTGGGGCCGCTATTGCCGCCGACGAGCAGCGAGCCGAGCTTGTATGTCCTGAAGTCATCAGGCGTGACGCAGCACAGATCGGCCTGCACCAGCTGGCCGACCTTTTCCTCAATCGTCATGCGAGCCATCAGCGCGGCAATCCGCGTTTCATGCTCGGCGCGCGTGGGGACGGGGTAGTCGTAGGCGGGCCAGATCGAAGGATTGGCTGTGCCCGGTGCGACAGGTGCGATCCTTGTGGCAGCGGCTGGCGCGGGTGTCTGCGGCGCTTCCGCCCAAGCGGTCGGCGCGGCTATGGCCGAGGCCAAAAGCCCCGCGACAAGGCAAGCCCGTGTGCGACCTGAATGGCCTGTCATTTCCCTCTCCCATGACGGTACTGCCCGCCAGACCCCTGCGTCTTTGCTAACGCTAACATTGATGTTGGAAAATCTGTAGCGGGAAGTCAATCCGGACGGTGGGAGATTGGCGCAGGGCCGGGAAAGTTCTCATTTAGTCGTATGAAAAATATATTGAAATTGCCGACTAAATACGAATGCACAGCCGATTCTCAATTATGATAGCGATACCATAAAGACTAAGAAGGTGAGGCCGGTGCACGATTCGATCTGATCGCGCCCCGGCTGTCAGCCGCGCGCGACGTTCTCCAGCAATTCGCCGGTGACAGGGTAGCCTGCGTCGCTGAGGATCGTCAGCCACGGCTTGCCGTCCTGCTCCACCACCTGCGGCATGATCGTGCGCACCGGGATCGCCTCAGCCTGCGCGCGGGCTTCCTCATAGCTGGCGAACAGCGCGAGGCGTTCGAGATTGCGGCGGGTGGGGAAGATCAACTGGATCTCCCCGCGCTCCGCCGCGTCTAGCGCGCCATGTGCGCTGGTCCAGAACAGGTGGGTGTTTTCCGCATGGTCGATCGACACATCGACCGCGCCGGTGCCGAGATTGGCAAGGTAGAAGCGCGTGTCATAGACGCGGGCGATCGCCTCGTTCTTGGGGAACCAGCGCGCGAATGGCGTGATCTGTGCCAGGTCGAGCGTCCAGCCGAACGCCTCCAGTACCGGGGCCAGCGCGCCCGTTTCTGCCAGCATTGCGCGCGCCTCGGCCGCGCGGGCGGCGTTGATGTCACCAGCAAGGCCGAGTGCGAGACCGGTTTCCTCCAGCGTCTCACGCACAGCGGCGATCTGGTGCGCGGCTTCATCCGGCGCGAGGCCGCTTGCCGCCGCCACCTCGTCGCCGAGCGCATAGTCCGCCGGATCAACTCTGCCCCCCGGAAACACCGCCATCCCACCCGCAAACGTCATGTTGCGCGAACGCACAGTCATCAGCACCTCCGGCGGCGCCCCGTTGGGGGCATTGCGGAAGATGATAATGGTGGCAGCAGGAATGCCCTGAGGTCTGGAATCGGTGTTCATCGCAGCCAACGATGGCCTCGCGGCAGGCGCTTGCCAAGAGCGAAGGCGCAGCCCTGCCGGGTTTCGGTCGGCTTATCGCTTCGCGATGTGTGGCCGGGGCGAGGGGTGTCGGGATGCTTTACAACCGTGGCCCAAACCCAACTTGGTCGGACAAGAAAAATGGCGGATTTCCAAGACTTCTTATGTTTGGCACGCACTGTGCATAATACTTGGCGGTCCTAATGGTCTTCGAAGCGAGGTGCGAC
This sequence is a window from uncultured Erythrobacter sp.. Protein-coding genes within it:
- a CDS encoding glycoside hydrolase family 3 protein, with the translated sequence MASAIAAPTAWAEAPQTPAPAAATRIAPVAPGTANPSIWPAYDYPVPTRAEHETRIAALMARMTIEEKVGQLVQADLCCVTPDDFRTYKLGSLLVGGNSGPNGNDLSPAPDWLKAADDFYLASVDKSDGGVGIPMIWGIDAVHGHANIIGATIFPHNIGLGAMRDPALIERIGAITAKEIRVTGQEWTFAPTVAVPQDFRWGRAYEGYSSDPEIVASYVGAMVRGLQGPPTGDNLLAGPYVIASTKHFLADGGTDNGVDQGDSSVSEEALRDIHGKPYGPAIAEGVSTVMVSFSSWQGVKMTGNRSLITGVLKEQMDFGGFVVSDWNAHGQVAGCTNDACPQALMAGLDMYMAPDTWKPIYNDLLARAKSGAIPMARIDDAVARILRVKARLGLFEAGKPSDRPYSGQYELLGAPEHRAVAREAVRKSLVLLKNQGVLPLAPGKRLLVAGDGADDIARQSGGWTLTWQGTGIDNRHFPGATSVWGGLKQAVEAGGGKAVLSPDGSYTEKPDAAVVVFGETPYAEFQGDRAALVLDPQLTAPFETMRKLQAEGIPVIAVMITGRPLYVNPALNTADAFVVAWLPGSEGGGVADVLVADSAGKPRFDFTGTLPAAWPRTTLLSEGALFPLGFGLNYSAQTGDWAVLPELDTQSLTGDSRVWFNAGTPAARWSLMLTGTDGEVETRVTTLPTEALGGRMRVTAENYKVQEGAKRFAITGGNASVQLVNFDAVDVAREANGDVMLLVTLRSWHAPTKARIGATGPGTRGFAEITLPVSDDYIRYGIPLKCLRDKGADVAKLIRPFVLETEGKADFAIAEVRLGSDAQQVLPCI
- a CDS encoding NUDIX domain-containing protein translates to MNTDSRPQGIPAATIIIFRNAPNGAPPEVLMTVRSRNMTFAGGMAVFPGGRVDPADYALGDEVAAASGLAPDEAAHQIAAVRETLEETGLALGLAGDINAARAAEARAMLAETGALAPVLEAFGWTLDLAQITPFARWFPKNEAIARVYDTRFYLANLGTGAVDVSIDHAENTHLFWTSAHGALDAAERGEIQLIFPTRRNLERLALFASYEEARAQAEAIPVRTIMPQVVEQDGKPWLTILSDAGYPVTGELLENVARG